One Candidatus Eisenbacteria bacterium genomic window, TAAAGTCATTCCAGTCTCTCAAGACCTGAACGGAACCTTCAGAAAACCTAAAGAGTGACAAAAGATTTCTAACATGCTATATGTCAACGAGATGGATTCTCCCTCCGGCCCATACCCGATCAAAAAAATCCAAACTCCATCTCTGGAAATCGGCCGAGGCAGGGAATAGAATAGGATCAGATGAATCGCCGGGTTGGGGGGATCGAGGGAGAGCGAGAGCCGAATGGACAATCCGGGTAAACCATTGCCGCATCGCCCCGCGGCTGTCAGCCCCTTCTACCTTAACGAATACTTCATTCAGCCCTCACTGAACCGGGTGACGATTAAGGAAGAGATCCAACAAATAGAACCCCGCATCATGCATGTCTTGGTCTGTCTTGCCGACCGCCCCGGTGAAGTTGTCTCACGCGATGCTCTGCTTCAGGCGGTCTGGGGTGATTCTATCGTCGGTGAGGAAGCGATCACCGTCGCCATTTCGGAATTGCGCCGGATTCTGAAAGACAACACCAAGTCCCCCCATTATATCGAGACGATTCGCAAGGGGGGATACCGTCTGATCACCGAGGTGAGGCATGCTGAAGCGGATCAGCCGCCGCCCCGAACAGCGGAGGTTAACGCACGCCCGCGAACCGTTCCTCCGGCATTCGATAAAAGAGAGGTCTCCAAATCAAGACCATGGTTGATCTGGGCGCCGGCGATCATCCTGGCGATCCTCTCCATAGCCATCATTCAGCAGTGGCGCAAAGGGCCTCCGGCTGAACCGGCGATCCTCAAGGGGAGGCCTTTCACAAGCTATCCAGGAAACGAGATGTATCCGGCGCTGTCGCCCGATGGAAAACAGGTGGCTTTTGTCTGGGCGGGTGAAGATGGAGATAATTATGATATTTATGTTAAACAACTGGACACGGAGACCCCTTTAAGATTGACCGACAATCCGGCGGATGAATCGTATCCGGCTTGGTCCCCTGACGGCAATACAATTGCCTTCGTGCGCTATGGAGAGAGAGCAGGAATCTATATAAAACCGGTCCTGGGCGGATCAGAACGCAGGTTGTCTTTTATCGAGAACTCCGTCGGCGGATTGGATTGGTCGCCCGACGGACGGTGGATCGCCTTTTCGGCGGCGGCGGACCCCAAAGAGCCCTATCTCATCGCCCTTCTTTCCCTCGAGACAATGGAGATTAAATATCTAACCTTCATCCAGGAGGAGTTTACCTGCGATTCCTGGCCGGCCTTTTCTCCGGACGGCAAAACAATAGCCTTTATTCGCGCCGGCTATAGCGCCCAACGGGATATCTTCCTGATTCCCACGGGAGGCGGAACCGAACGGCGGCTGACGCGATTTCAACATAGTATCCAGGGGCTCGATTGGACATCGGACGGGAGGAGTCTTGTCATCGCGGCGGCTCCATCGGGACACTTTTCATTATGGCGCGTCACCATAGACAATGGAGCCCTCGCCTGGCTGCCGACCCACAGCGCTACCGTTGCTAATCCCTCTATCGCCGTGAAAGGCGCAGGACTTGTCTTCGAGGAGCATATATTCGATTGCAATATTTGGCGCGTTCCAATGACACATCCGGATGCATGCGGCGTTTCCGGCCCCTTTATCTCATCCACCAGGACCGACTGTCAGGCAAGATATTCTCAAGACGGCGGGCGCATTGCATTCATCTCTTCTCGTTCAGGAAGCCGGGAAATATGGATATGCGATGCGGATGGAAAACGACCGCGCCAGCTCACGAACTTTAACGGCGCTTTCATTATGGAACCCAGATGGTCTCCGGATGGAAACCGTCTGGCCTTCACGGCTATGCCCGAAGGAAACGCCTCGGTTTATATCATGGAGATCGACAGCAGCCTGCCGAAGCTTCTCACCCACGACAACCATAACGAAACCAGGCCCTTTTGGTCCAGTGATGGAGAGCATCTTTATTTCACGCGAGAGGATGCAGGAAGATGGCAGATCTGGAAGATGGACCAGGAGGGGAAAAGCCGGGTTCTTGTGACTGATGACGGGATTGAAGCTTTCAAGGAATCGGAGGACGGTCTCTATCTTTATTATTGGCGGCCTCTGGATTTCTGCATCTGCAGGCTGTCATTAATTGATGGCGAAAGAACCTGTTATACCGATGGAAAGGTTCTTTCAAACTGGAATTGTTACACCCCCACTCCAAAAGGGGTCTATTCGATTCAACGAAAACCGGGATACAGTCTTTTGGTCTTCTACGATTATTCTACATGTCAGACCGATTCCATTCTCGCCTTGAATGAAAAACGATACATTGACATCGATATCTCCCCAGATGGGCAGTACCTGCTCTATAGTGGAAATGAAAAATATGAGAGAGATCTCATTCTGGTGGAGGATTTTCGGTAACTGAGATGGAGGGGAACTCATGATTTTACGAACACCCACCGGGTCTTCCAAGCAGACCGGGATTGCCGGAATTCGCTTCGCGGCTCCGGTGCTGCTGGTGTTTATGTTTTGCCTCACAATGATTGGCTGTACAACCGGCCCGAAAGGTCCCGGCGCAGATCTCGAAAATTCGCGACCGCTCACCGAAGAACAACGGCGGCTCAATATCGAATCCTTCGAATATATATGGCAGACCATTAATGATAAATATTGGGATCCCGAAATGGGGGGGCTGGATTGGCAGTCGATACATGATGAGCTTTATCCATCGATCGAGAAGGCCAAGACAATGGAGGAAGCCCGCCAGCCCATGTTTGAATTGGTTTCAAAACTTGGAAAATCCCACTTCCAAATCTTTCCTGCCGATCTTTATGAAGATATCAATCCCGATGGAACGGTTGATAAAGGCGACGGCGCCACGGGCATGCACATACGCGTCGTTGACAAACAGGCATTGGTTGTCTCGGTTGAGCCTTCTTCTCCCGCCGGCCAGCTCGGCATCCGTCCGGGTTGGGAGATTCTCCGTATCGGCGGCATTGAAATCCGGCCAAAACTGGAAGAGCTGTTCGAGAAATTCGGAGATAAGACTTTTGATGATTACATCTATAGCGGCGCCATCGATTCGAGACTGCATCGACAGATTGGGGACACCGTTTCAGTTCAGTTCCTTGACGGGCGGAACAACAAGAAGGATCTCGAGATCGTACTTGCGGAAGCCAAGGGGAAGAGGGCTCAATTCGGCAATCTGCCCGCGACGCATGTTTGGGTTGAAACAAAGCGGCTCGATGAAAACATCGGCTATATCGCCTTTAATTTTTTCCTGGATCCAATGCTTGTTATGATGAGTGTAAATACGGCGATGGATGAATTTCAGGATTGCCGGGGGATCATCATCGATCTGAGAGGAAACCCTGGAGGGATCGGATCGATGGCGATGGGCATTGCCGGGTGGTTTATCGATGAGAAAGGATATCGTTTGGGCACCATGACAACCCGCGAAGGGGAGATAAAGTTTGTTGTCAGCCCACGGGCCCATACTTTTAACGGGCCTTTGGCTGTACTCATCGACGGTCTCTCTGCATCAACATCAGAGATTCTCGCGGGAGGGCTCAGGGATCTGGAGCGCGCTCAACTCTTCGGCGAGCAGACCGCCGGCGCCGCGCTGCCTTCTATGATTGAAAAACTCCCCAACGGTGACGGATTCCAATATGCTATCGCGGACTATGTGTCGAAAAGCGGCGACACTCTCGAAGGCGCAGGCGTTCTTCCGCATGTTGAAGTCGTCCCAACGCGGGAAAAACTGCTTCAAGGCGGGGATCCGATCCTGGATTCCGCAGTGGACTGGATGCTGGAAACTCATTAAGCTGGATTGAAACCCACACACCAACCCGTTCCGGAGGTACTAGGATGAGATTCAACTCTCTGTTTTCAAGCCGTGACAATTGTTCTTATTCGAAAATTTTGATCATCGTGCTTGTTTCGATAATGGCATTGTCGGTGTTTCCTTCTCTTAATACCAAGGCATCGGAACCCACCGGTGACGAAATTTTAGAGGCCTTTATAAAGGCTACCGGCGGGAAGGATGCCTATAGCGCGCTGCACAATCAGGTCTCGAGCGGATCGATGGAGATGCCGGCCATGGGCATCAAAGCCACCATGATAAGTTACTCTGAAGAACCGAACAAGTCGTACAGCAAAATCGAATCCCCGGCCATCGGAACCATCGAATCGGGCACAGATGGATCCGTCTATTGGGAAATCACAATGATGTCAGGCCCCAGAATTCTTGAAGGCGAGGAGCGGGCCTCCTCCATGCGGGCCGCCACATTTAACAGCACGCTGCTTTGGAAGCAGTTATTCAAGACGGCTGAATATGCCGGCGTCGATACGTTGGACGGCAAGCTTTGTAATACGGTCATCTTGACCCCCAATGAGGGCCAGCCTGAAAAACATTATTTCGACGCCGAATCCCATCTTCTTGTCAAAATCGAAGCGACAATTAACACGACCATGGGAGCCATCAAGATCGAGAATTTCCCGGGTGACTATCGGGAAGTCAACGGCGTCCTCATGTCATATACATCCAGACAGGTTCTTATGGGAATGCAGGAAATGATTTTCAAGAGCGACAAAATCGAATTCAATGTTGATATCCCTGACAGCATTTTCATTGTGCCGGATGACATTACCGCCCTTATGGAGAAGTGAGCCGGGAATGTCCCGAAAACCGCCTTTTCCCCTCAAAGCTCCTTCATCAACAGGTCTGTTCTTGAAACAGACCTGTTTTTTCTCTGTCATTATTATGCTCGGCCTTGGCTCGCCGATGTTTGCGTCTCATGGTGACGGCGCCATTTCTGAAGAGGATCATATGAGGGTGTTAACCTTTCAAGTAAGCGTCCCGCCCGACACCCCCGACACTTCCGGTTTATTCATCGCAGGGGATTTTCAGGGTTGGAATCCGGCCAGCGAGACTCACAAATTAGACAGGATTGATCGGCGGACCTATCAGATCACGCTGAGCCTGCCGTACGAGCAACACATCCAATTTAAGTTTACCCGTGGACATTGGGGTGTTGTAGAGAAGGGTTCCCACGGAGAGGAGATAGCCAACAGAACACTGTTCATTACCGAATCCGGCACACACACATTCACCGTTGCGGCTTGGGCGGATAATCCACCGGTAAAAAACAGCATCACGGGCAATGTAAGCACGATCACTATTCCAGCTTTTGCGAGAAACCGCCGAATCTGGGTCTACCTGCCTCCAAACTACGCCACCGAACCTGATAGACGCTATCCGGTTCTATATATGCTGGATGGACAGAACATCTTTGATAATGCCACGAGTTTTGCCGGCGAATGGGGCGTTGATGAGATTTGTGAACGTTTGATCTTAGCGGGTGAAATCCAGCCGATTATTGTCATCGCCATAGATAACGGAGGAGCTGATCGCGTGAATGAGTACACTCCCTGGCCCGATTCCAGCCGGCGAGAAGGAGGCGCCGCAGACAAGCATCTGCAAGAAATCATTTCCAATGTTATTCCATATGTCAATGACCATTACAAAACAATGACAAATCCAGAACAGACAGGGCTCGCAGGTTCGTCGTTGGGCGGTTTGACGGCCGTTTACGCCGGATTCACTTATCCGGAGACGTTCGGTCTGATTGCCGGACTTTCCCCCTCTATCTGGTGGGATGACAATCATCTTATTCGATATGTTCAATCCAGCAAAAAGCGGCCCTTAAAATTGTACATGGATATGGGAACACTTGAATCCGGCACAAAGAGAGATACCGACAACAGCGGCATCAGCAACAGCATCAGACAGCTTCGATCCCTGCATGGTGTCATGCTGGAGAAGGGCTTCATACCCGGTATCGATCTCAAAAGCTTCGAAGACGAAGGCGCCAACCATCACGAATCATTCTGGGCCGCCCGATTCCCGGCAACCCTCCAGTTTCTTTTTCCCCCGACATTATGACACGGCACACCCTGTCACCAATTAGCCTTTAACTGCAATAATAGCAGCAGGATACGAGACCGTCGCCGGTATTTCCCGTTGCAACCGAGCCTGGAGACGTTTGCGAGACGCCACCTCTGTATCCTCAATCCAGGACGTGGGGAACTCTCCCCGCCGGGGTCGGAGATTTGGAATTCCTGCTGAGGAGGGACAAGATGAGGAAAATCTTCATAACGATTTTGTTGCTATTGCTGGCCGCCACATCAAATGCGGCAATTTCAGCGGCTGAGGGAATCACAGCGGATGTCGACCGCGAATCGGATGAGATTAACATTTTACTCGTCATCTGCTTCCCTTATGGCGCAAACATTAATCTCATGCGCGATGTCATGGAACTCTACGGTTGGAATGTGACAACAACGGCCCTCACGCCGCTGACCGGACCATGTTACTACGGCGGTCCAATGACGGTGGATATACCGCTCACAGATATCACCGACCTCTCTCCATATGATTGTGTCGCTATCATGCAATCAAAGGCATGGTCCGGCACATCACACGCACAACTCTTGAGTAGCCCGGAAGCCCTCGCCCTCGTCGCTCAGGCGGTGAGTGAAAACCTTCTTGTCGCGGCCCATTGCGGAGGAACCCGGGTTCTTGCCGCCGCGGATGTAATCAATGGGGTGAGAGTTACGGGTCATGGATTATATGAAGATGAATATATCGCGGCCGGCGGCATTTATGTCGGCAATCCTTCTCCTCCCGTTCTCGATGGAAATATTTTAACGGTCGTCAGGGGACAATACTACAGCTACCAATTTTGCGATGCTGTCGCGGCAGCAATCGATAGCATGCGGGCGGCCTCCACGAATAATTAAAGTCACCGCATCGGGCATATAAACGAGGAGATAAGTCATGAAGAGAATAATGTCTATCTGCTGTCTGATTTTGGCCGGCGCGGCTGTGGCGTCAGCCCAAACGAGTATTGAATGGGATCGCACATTTGGGGGGACGGCCAATGACGGTTTCCGTTCCATCATAGCAACAGATGACGGCGGGATACTCGCTGTCGGCTTAACCTACTCCTTCAGCGCCAATGCGGATATCTATCTTGCCAAGCTGGACGCACAAGGTGACTCCACATGGACAAAGACCATTGGCGGCGCCGGGAGAGATTATGGGTGGGGAATCTGCCAAACAAATGATGGTGGATATGTAATAACCGGCTATACCACATTAGCCGGATCCGGTGGGATGGATTTGTATCTTATAAAAATCGATACCGGCGGCAATGTACTCTGGTCCAAAACCTATGGTGGAGAAGGAGACGAGGAGGGCCGGGCGGTTTGTGAAACCGGCGACGGACATTTAATCATCTCCGGCTGGACAGAGTCGTTTGGAGCCGGGCAGAAAGATCTCTATTTCCTCAAAGCGGATTCCGCGGGAGATACCCTATGGACAAAAACCTTTGGGGGTGAGGGTCTTGATTGGGGAACAGCGGTCTGTGAGACCAGCGATGGAGCCTATGGTGTGGGTGGGACAATTGGGACAACCGCTTCCAACAATCTCGACCTCTATCTTCTCAAAATTCATGCGGACGGCACCCTGCTTTGGGAAAAAAACTTGGCATCCAGCGGTGAAATTGATGCGGATTTCGGTACAGGAATTTGGCCCACCGAAAACGGGGGCATCGTCATCACGGGCTATGGGAACGACCACACGCTCAATGACGCCGAAGATATCTGGCTCATTCATGTAGATGGTGATGGCAATGAATTATGGAGCCACCGGTACGGCGAGCCCGGCAATTACTATGATTACGGCTGCGCCGTCAGCCGGACATCCGATGACGGTTTCTTGATCTGCGGCGTCACAAAAGAACCCATCACACAAAAAAACGATCTTTACCTTGTGAAGACGGATGCGGACGGAAACAAGCTCTGGTCCCAGGTTATTGAAAATTCCGGATCGCAATGGGGAAGCTCCATTGCCGCATTGACCGGCGACACTTTCGCCATCGCGGGCCATACAGAAGCTTCGGGCGCCGGCCGTTTTGATGGGTGGATCTTGAAGCTTTATGCGCCTGCAGCCGGGCTGGATGAACCGGAAAATGACGGGCACGGCGCTTTCATCAAAATGTCTCCAAACCCCAGCCGGGCGGAGACAAACATCCGGTTCAACCTGCTGCATGCGGCGCGCGTTCAACTTGATGTTGTGGATGCGGCCGGCCGAAGAATCAAGACCTTGCTGGACGAGCGAAAGCAAGGTGGAGAGTACACAGTCAATTGGAATACAGAGATGTTTGGATCGGGTGTCTACTACTATGTACTCATCGTCGATGGCGAGACAACCTCACGCAAACTGGTTCTTCTCAACTAGAACTATGTTACAGGCAAAAGGGGCGCCGATTGAACTTGGGGAGTTCGCTCATAAGAGGGCGCTAATAAAAGCCGCTCTAGTATTGAGCGTCATAAGCTGGATTGGAGATTTCATCTATAAGGCGATCAACGATATCTCATATATAAATCGGAGTGAATGCGTGCTCTATCGTATCTTTCCCGGGATTGCATTCACCATATTCGAATATCTATTTGAGACAATTATCATTGTCTTTGTCAGCATTTACGTTGCTCTTTTGTTTGGCCGTTATTTCCTTCGATTCAACAGATATTTTCCCAAAAACCCGGTGACGGCCTTTCTTTATGGATCCCTTATACCTGTTTGTTCCTGCGCGGCCATACCATTGGTTTCGACCATGAGAGGAAAGATGAAGTTCCAGTCAAGAATCGCCTTCGTTCTTGCGGCGCCCGTGTTATCTCCCCAGATCATTGTTATGTCCTTCTCAATTCTTGGCTTTCGCTATGGAATTCTCCGAATTCTTGCCTCCTTTTTGATGGTTCTTGCTACAGCCCATCTCATGGGATTTTTCAGCGGGGAGGCTGATTCTACGCGGCCGAGGGAACTAAGTTTTGATTGCGCTCGAAATTGCGGCCCTGCCGGAGATGATATTTACCTGGCGACATTTAGAATGTTCAAGAAGGTGCTTCCTTACCTGATCACAGCCGGCATGATTGGGATCGCCTTGGAGAGCATGGACTTGAAAAGAATGATGCTCTTTTTTACGGATATCAACGGGCCGTCAGGGATTCTCATGATCACTCTGATCGGGATCCCTCTCTATTTCTGCAATGGAGCTGAAATCCTTTTCCTGCGCCCGCTCGTATCGCATGGGTTCCCCCTGGGTTCAGCCGTGGCGGTCTCTCTGACGTCCACCGCCATTTGCATCTCTTCCATCGGCCTGTTGTTTCAATTCATGGGCAAGCGGCTGACATTGATATTGACGCTATTGATCCTTGGTATCGCGCTTGTGTTGGCCCTCCTCATCAACGCCATTTTCCCGGCCTAGCCTGTAACCACTTGCATACTATAGTGATAGGCGATATTATAATACTGACACGCGCCATGTCAGCGGATGCGGATCTCTTTTAAAACCACATTTTTCTGAAAACTCATGTGTGGTTGGGTACACTCCTTTTGGGAATCGACGCTCCCGGTTCACAGAAGCCGTCTAAACTGCTTATAGTTTCCAACATTGTATAAAAGGAGGCAGAGTGCCAAGAATGCTCGTTCCGACAATCATTATGGCGGTGCTTGCCATCGGCCTGCTCATTGTCGGTGTGGCAAGGGGTCAGAATGAACACATCGCGGGCCTTAAAGTCGGCATGAGTATGACAATTGAAGTCCTTCCTCTCATCTTATTCGCCTTCATATTGGCTGGGATGATTCAAGTGCTTATTCCGAGCCAAACGATAGGGCGCTGGATCGGACCTGAATCCGGGACCCGCGGCATCTTCATTGGAACCCTCGCAGGCATCCTGACTCCCGGCGGACCCTATGTCAGCTTTCCCATTGTGGCGGGGCTTTTGCGGGCCGGCTCCGGCATAGGCACCACAGTGGCCTTTCTCACGGCATGGTCTTTACTGGGCGTCTCCAGGCTGCCCATCGAAGTGGGGTTGTTGGGATGGCGATTCGCGGCCATTCGCATCCTTTGCACATTTTTCTTTCCACCGATCGCCGGATGGATTGCTAATCTCCTGTTCAAAGGTCTAGGTTGGCGAATGGGATTCCTTCTTCTGCTCATCACCATCATGATTAGATAAGGAGAAATCATGCGCCTTCACACTGTTTTCTTCATTATGATCCTGGGGGCCGCAATGGGAGCCCTCATCATAGGATTACTGGGGCGGGTCGTCATGGTTGTTGTCGCCCTTGCCGCCGCCCATAATCCAAACCTATCTTTAAATGGAATACTGCTTGTGTTGCTTCTTGGAACGTTTCTCGGAGCTATTGGGGGGCTTGTCCTCCTGCTGACAAGGAGTATTTTTCATTTAACAGGAATGGCCGGCGGCGCTGTTATCGGCGTTTTGCTGTTTGTCCTTACCTGTCTGATCACGCTGCTGCGGGGCGGTCTCGACACCTCTCGTGGGCCGCTTCTTCTGGTGACTCTTGGATCCGCCTTGCTTATTTTTATCTTATACGGTGTCGCCCTTAATGGAATGGTAACTCGTCTAGAAAAGAGCTGATCGTCATGTGAAATTTGGTGAGTCATTACCGATATTTTTTGGCTCGTGGAGGATTGTTCCTTGAGAAAAAGCACCCAATGCGTCCACGCCGGAGGCTACAAAGATGAGACGACGCGCGGAATCAACACACCAATCTTCACTTCCTCATCATATGAATATCTCGGGATGGACGATATTCCCTATCCCCGGTATTTCAACACACCAAATCATGACGTCATTGTAAAAAAGATCTGCGCTTTAGAGGGCGCCGAGAGCGGCCTTCTCTTTTCATCCGGAATGGCGGCAATCAGCACGGCCATCCTGGCCTTTGCCGGCACCGGCGATCATGTTGTGATGATGGATGAGCTCTATGGCGGCACACACTCATTCGCCACCGCCGAGTTCGATCGGCTTGGGATAAAGTATACATTTGCCGAAACCGACGCCGAATCGATTTGCGATGCCATAACGGATCGAACCAAGATAATTGTGCTTGAATCTCCAACAAATCCCCTACTCGGTATCATCGATATAAGGAAGGTGGCGGATTTCGCCAAACAGAATTCTATTGTAACCATTCTGGACAACACCTTTGCAACGCCTATAAATCAGAACCCATTCAGACTCGGTATAGATATTGTCATGCACAGCGGCACAAAATACTTGGGCGGCCATAGCGATCTCTGTTGCGGTGTGATCGTGACAACTACGGAAAAGACCTTGCATATCAGGGAATTGGCCCGCCATCTCGGAGGAAGTCTGAACGCGACAACTTGCTATACATTGGAGCGTAGTCTAAAAACCTTGGCTTTGCGGGTCGAGCGGCAGTCATCAAATGCGCAGCGGATCGCCGAATTTCTTGCCGGCCGAAACAGCGTCCGCCGGGTTTATTACCCCGGCCTATCCTCCTCTCCCTCACATGAGCTCGCCAAATCGCAGATGGAGAATTTTGGAGGGATGCTTTCATTTGAACTGGACGAGTCAAAAATCACCGTCACAGAGTTTCTCAAGAGGCTCGAAATTATTCGACCTGCGGTCAGCCTGGGGGGCGTCGAGTCGATTATTTGTTCTCCGGCCGTCACTTCTCATGCAAAAATCTCAGCGGAGGAAAGAAACCGGATAGGAATCAGCGATTCTTTGTTGAGATTATCCGTCGGAATCGAGCACATCGATGATT contains:
- a CDS encoding T9SS type A sorting domain-containing protein; its protein translation is MKRIMSICCLILAGAAVASAQTSIEWDRTFGGTANDGFRSIIATDDGGILAVGLTYSFSANADIYLAKLDAQGDSTWTKTIGGAGRDYGWGICQTNDGGYVITGYTTLAGSGGMDLYLIKIDTGGNVLWSKTYGGEGDEEGRAVCETGDGHLIISGWTESFGAGQKDLYFLKADSAGDTLWTKTFGGEGLDWGTAVCETSDGAYGVGGTIGTTASNNLDLYLLKIHADGTLLWEKNLASSGEIDADFGTGIWPTENGGIVITGYGNDHTLNDAEDIWLIHVDGDGNELWSHRYGEPGNYYDYGCAVSRTSDDGFLICGVTKEPITQKNDLYLVKTDADGNKLWSQVIENSGSQWGSSIAALTGDTFAIAGHTEASGAGRFDGWILKLYAPAAGLDEPENDGHGAFIKMSPNPSRAETNIRFNLLHAARVQLDVVDAAGRRIKTLLDERKQGGEYTVNWNTEMFGSGVYYYVLIVDGETTSRKLVLLN
- a CDS encoding winged helix-turn-helix domain-containing protein; the encoded protein is MDNPGKPLPHRPAAVSPFYLNEYFIQPSLNRVTIKEEIQQIEPRIMHVLVCLADRPGEVVSRDALLQAVWGDSIVGEEAITVAISELRRILKDNTKSPHYIETIRKGGYRLITEVRHAEADQPPPRTAEVNARPRTVPPAFDKREVSKSRPWLIWAPAIILAILSIAIIQQWRKGPPAEPAILKGRPFTSYPGNEMYPALSPDGKQVAFVWAGEDGDNYDIYVKQLDTETPLRLTDNPADESYPAWSPDGNTIAFVRYGERAGIYIKPVLGGSERRLSFIENSVGGLDWSPDGRWIAFSAAADPKEPYLIALLSLETMEIKYLTFIQEEFTCDSWPAFSPDGKTIAFIRAGYSAQRDIFLIPTGGGTERRLTRFQHSIQGLDWTSDGRSLVIAAAPSGHFSLWRVTIDNGALAWLPTHSATVANPSIAVKGAGLVFEEHIFDCNIWRVPMTHPDACGVSGPFISSTRTDCQARYSQDGGRIAFISSRSGSREIWICDADGKRPRQLTNFNGAFIMEPRWSPDGNRLAFTAMPEGNASVYIMEIDSSLPKLLTHDNHNETRPFWSSDGEHLYFTREDAGRWQIWKMDQEGKSRVLVTDDGIEAFKESEDGLYLYYWRPLDFCICRLSLIDGERTCYTDGKVLSNWNCYTPTPKGVYSIQRKPGYSLLVFYDYSTCQTDSILALNEKRYIDIDISPDGQYLLYSGNEKYERDLILVEDFR
- a CDS encoding phosphonate ABC transporter ATP-binding protein — protein: MFASHGDGAISEEDHMRVLTFQVSVPPDTPDTSGLFIAGDFQGWNPASETHKLDRIDRRTYQITLSLPYEQHIQFKFTRGHWGVVEKGSHGEEIANRTLFITESGTHTFTVAAWADNPPVKNSITGNVSTITIPAFARNRRIWVYLPPNYATEPDRRYPVLYMLDGQNIFDNATSFAGEWGVDEICERLILAGEIQPIIVIAIDNGGADRVNEYTPWPDSSRREGGAADKHLQEIISNVIPYVNDHYKTMTNPEQTGLAGSSLGGLTAVYAGFTYPETFGLIAGLSPSIWWDDNHLIRYVQSSKKRPLKLYMDMGTLESGTKRDTDNSGISNSIRQLRSLHGVMLEKGFIPGIDLKSFEDEGANHHESFWAARFPATLQFLFPPTL
- a CDS encoding PLP-dependent aspartate aminotransferase family protein, which encodes MRKSTQCVHAGGYKDETTRGINTPIFTSSSYEYLGMDDIPYPRYFNTPNHDVIVKKICALEGAESGLLFSSGMAAISTAILAFAGTGDHVVMMDELYGGTHSFATAEFDRLGIKYTFAETDAESICDAITDRTKIIVLESPTNPLLGIIDIRKVADFAKQNSIVTILDNTFATPINQNPFRLGIDIVMHSGTKYLGGHSDLCCGVIVTTTEKTLHIRELARHLGGSLNATTCYTLERSLKTLALRVERQSSNAQRIAEFLAGRNSVRRVYYPGLSSSPSHELAKSQMENFGGMLSFELDESKITVTEFLKRLEIIRPAVSLGGVESIICSPAVTSHAKISAEERNRIGISDSLLRLSVGIEHIDDLTEDLRKALND
- a CDS encoding permease: MLVPTIIMAVLAIGLLIVGVARGQNEHIAGLKVGMSMTIEVLPLILFAFILAGMIQVLIPSQTIGRWIGPESGTRGIFIGTLAGILTPGGPYVSFPIVAGLLRAGSGIGTTVAFLTAWSLLGVSRLPIEVGLLGWRFAAIRILCTFFFPPIAGWIANLLFKGLGWRMGFLLLLITIMIR
- a CDS encoding DJ-1/PfpI family protein, coding for MRKIFITILLLLLAATSNAAISAAEGITADVDRESDEINILLVICFPYGANINLMRDVMELYGWNVTTTALTPLTGPCYYGGPMTVDIPLTDITDLSPYDCVAIMQSKAWSGTSHAQLLSSPEALALVAQAVSENLLVAAHCGGTRVLAAADVINGVRVTGHGLYEDEYIAAGGIYVGNPSPPVLDGNILTVVRGQYYSYQFCDAVAAAIDSMRAASTNN
- a CDS encoding permease; translation: MLQAKGAPIELGEFAHKRALIKAALVLSVISWIGDFIYKAINDISYINRSECVLYRIFPGIAFTIFEYLFETIIIVFVSIYVALLFGRYFLRFNRYFPKNPVTAFLYGSLIPVCSCAAIPLVSTMRGKMKFQSRIAFVLAAPVLSPQIIVMSFSILGFRYGILRILASFLMVLATAHLMGFFSGEADSTRPRELSFDCARNCGPAGDDIYLATFRMFKKVLPYLITAGMIGIALESMDLKRMMLFFTDINGPSGILMITLIGIPLYFCNGAEILFLRPLVSHGFPLGSAVAVSLTSTAICISSIGLLFQFMGKRLTLILTLLILGIALVLALLINAIFPA